DNA sequence from the Parambassis ranga chromosome 1, fParRan2.1, whole genome shotgun sequence genome:
aatttaccttttttttaaaatgtttaataaaagaTTGTTATTTTAGACTTTCTTCATGTCATGTTATTTCTACTATAATACTAACATGATGCCATGTTCTAATATGTTGAAATAAATTAGATTAAAAACACATGTCACTTTAATTTCCAGATAAGCATATTTAATCAGAATATAAATCCCTATGATCAACATTACTTAAAATTCCAAATGCACATTAAATGTGGTCCACTTTAAACGACACCCTTCATAACCTTTGTCTAGATCTTGAGTTGCCTGTTGTTACATCATCCCTGTGTTAGGctttaaacacagacatgcaccCTTCAAGTTCGGCTCCTTTCCACTAAGCATTGTGGAGAAGTAGTGCTGAATGTGAAGGACGTGTTGCTGACACAAAGATGCACAGTGATtaaacctgtgtttgtgttgttagtGCATTTTAAAGCTCATTTCAGCAACACTGATGGGATTCTACTGTACTAgcattacatatatataaatagttGCAGCACAGGGAGATGGTAATAAGGACCAGATGAGAAATGTTTGTGCAACTATGTGACCAACATTATATTAAAAagtgttctttaaaaaaacccAGATTCCCTGGGGACACCAATAAAATAATGACACAATAATTGGTGAAAAAACATGAAGTCACTGTAATCAGTATTGGTGGTCAAAATAAAGTAGAATAGACATGGAGACAAAGGTAAAAACTCTAAATAATAGTGGATGGGGATTTGGTATATTTTGATTGACACTGTAATTGACCCATTTGCCAATAAAAatatcataaaataaaaaaacaaatgtcaacCTTCAAAAGCACCgaacagaaacatttctgaaACACTATTAACACTAATTCTTTCATCATCTATCGAAATAGTTGCAAATGAAAGGACCACTGTATGGGATTTTGTTGCAACTAGTGGTGAGGCTGCAGATTGCAATCATGTACACTTGTGAATCTAATAATCCCAAAATATGGCTGATTCACCGTAAAAACTACAAAAGCTGGTCTCTAGAGCCAGAGCTTCTGTTCTCAGCTACTACGGCGGCCTCCATAAAAGAGGGTCTTCCCTCCTTAGACTCACTCACAAGACCTGGTGGTAACCTATAggacccggtcacaggtgcgactatagcgctctctctctttctctctctctcgctctctctctccgccGCACTGTCACGTCATGGTCACAAACTTTATCAGACGTCTCCAAAAGtaatatattatactactgaagtaaaactgaagattcaaccacacaaggaaTCAACGTTCAGACCttttttcaaatcacacacgcgtgtccacactcaatccagcttaatctggcttgtttgcagtcctccaaaccactaggtggcgccttgtaatatacagagtccgttcaggccgcggtaggactgcGTTTGCGCATGCATCATGCATTTTCACtgtccccagtgtgaacgggatcTATGTCTCACACTTCTGTCTGAAAGGCATGGATAAAGATTGGAGAAGCATTTTGTGACACCTCAGAGCCAACACCAAAGGTACTAACCCCACCGAATGGATGTTGGAGGCAAAGTCGAGCTGGCACAGCGAAACACTCACTAAAAACACCTTTACAAACCACACCTCTGACTATGTATGTCCTTTAAAGGCATGCTCAGAGGCAGCTTCATTCAACAAAGTTTGAAGTTCTTCGAAGgcagaaaaaagaggagaaccTTTTATAGTGcaatctgtgtgtaaaatgctgTAGATATGAAGGGCTCATTCTAACCTAATGAAAACACAGGGTCATGTAACAGATGATTATTCAATGATACATATCCCATTTCTGCAAATAGATCCTCCCCCTTTGTAAATCtcacacactggtcctttaattgTCTGTCAAACTGATTCTGctccatttctttgttttttgaagCATTTAAATTTTTAAGTAAAACACCTTTAAATACTGTGCAGCCCCCGTATCTAATGTGTATAAATCAACATGTGTGTCTACAAGATTTAGTGTGAGGACTATGAATTACAACAAACTAATGGTTAtttctttttacatttgttACATAATATGTTTAAAGTCTGCTTTAGTGCAGTTCCATTTGAGGACTGAGGTGAGAGGGCCTACCTGGGAAGCTGGCAGTGAGGTGCTCCACCAGGGCCTCCTGGTTGACAGGCTTGTGGGCAGAGTTCATAGCGGAGATGGCCAAGCACAAGATCTCCCCCAGTGGGATGAACTGTGACTGGCTGATAGGTGACATACTGATCGGAGACACGTCAcctgcagggagaggaggaggaggaggaagaggaggagaaggcacAAACTGTTAGATCATGAATGAACAGCAGGCGCAGCGTGTGAAGCTATGATGTAAtggtcaaacagcagcagtgtgcatGCTGCCTGGATCGgctccacccctcctctctgtgcttccTTGTAGCCTCTCGCTCCTCCTGTTTCTCGTAGGTTAGCAAAGCgaggcagctgctgcagcagccacagaaTGAGATCACCTGAATCTCTGCGACCCGGTTATCTAAATCTTATCATGTCACAAAACAGAACAGGAAGCTTcagctggtaaaaaaaaatcaacatattTGAAACGTAACTCTGATTTTAGTGGCACCGTGAGAGAGATAAACTATCTGCTGCCTTAAGCTGGCTTTGCTGTCAGCAGTAGTGAGTAGTGAGATCATCCTACAAGCAGACGGCACAGCATCAAGCCCCTCAGAGAGCAAACATCTGTGCAGCTGAATGGTTGTAAAGCAGCACACTGAATCCACCGCTGGCACATATGACCCTGTCCTCTGACCTAAATCTGGTCATCGATGGAGAATGATGAATCTGTAACACCAAAGCTTCTCTGTTTATTTTGATTCAGTATTGTAAAGTTTTGTCATCTTTTGCTGTCTGCCACTGGAGCTGAAGGGCCTGCCTGCCTCCTCAGCAGCTGAATGGTCAGTTAAGCAGCACGATGACGTTATCTCTGCTTCGTATCACACCCCCTTGAGCTTTATGTGCCTATACAAGGCTTTACTTGGTTTCTAGTAAACACGAGATCCACCAATGAAGCAGCACAAAAGAAACCACCTTCGCTTTAATGGAACACGCTATAAGCATCGTATAGCGTGTTCCATTGCAGCAGGAAAGAGGGCAGAgaaaaatgtataataaaagAGCCTGAAAGGATTCTCTCAGCATAGTCGTTACTTCATGGTATGAGATGGCCCTGAAGCTCCTCTGTAATCTGAGCAAACACAAAAATCTGTCATCAAATGTGGTGCAAAGTGATGCAATCCTACAACTAAGGAACAATAAAATGTGGctgtgtctgtatttttgtgGGACggtaaatataaagaaaatatgACAGATAATATAACAGGAAGGTGGAAAGCTACACAGATTTGAAGCAGGTCAAATGAGTGTCTGAGAAggcttaaattaaattaaaggtaTATTGTTGAATTTGAAAAAAAGGTGCCCACTAAACCCCAAATCTTTGCTGAGCAGTCATGCGTAGAGAGGGTGGAGCTTCTTGTAGGGGGAGTGTCAGACTCACCTGGCGCACGATAACTTGGCGGGGACGGAGAGAaatgaggagggggaggaggaggaagatgctgcTTCTGCACACGGATGTCTTTCTCACTACGGGAAAGACTGTGCTCCAGCGGGCGCTCGGTTAGCTCCGAGCTGGGCCAGGCCCGCCGCAGATTGCTGCTGCGGTTCTTCTTCATCGTGACCCCTTTACCAGGTGGCCTTCACCCCCCCGGGGGGATTCTGGGATAAGGTGGAAGGTGTAGGAGGAAttgggaaggaggagggggggggagggagggaaggagggaggtggGGAAAGGTAGGGGGGGGTGTGTGCTGGGGGAGGTCGACCAACCTCAGGCTCAGTGCCTCCCCCGCATCAGTAAGAACGTCCCGCTAGAGCGATCACACACCAGACATGGCAGGAACCAGTGTGcaccttcacacacatacacacgtctCATTTACATCCACGAGCAAGCTACAAACGACTGTGTTCGCACTGTGGGTGGTTGTCATCGGCTGCTGGGCTCTCCCCGGCTGATCTGGAGCGATGGCAGTGGTGGCGGAGGTGCAGGTGATTGCGCGAGGCATCACCCTTTCATCGACATCAGTCCCAGCCACCATTTGTAGCATCCCCATTTGCATGCGTAGGGAGGCACATTACGTAGCCACTCTGATgtgggaggagggagcaggagagaggTGGGGGGGCAGGGGTAGAGATGAGGGAAATGGGGCATTGGAAGCAAGGAGGATGGTGAGGAAAGATTTCAGTAAAAGGGTTTTGGGATCTGCTGGTTCCTTTTGAGTAGAAGGTAACAGAGGGAAGAAGGgaggggatggatggatggtcaaAGATTCAAAGCTTAAGAGGCCCAGTCTTCGACAATAGCTCAATTCACCACAGGAGTGCTCGGCCGATCCCCGTAAAACAAAAGAGCccgcttaaaaaaaaacagaaataaaagctCCATTCACCCTAACGGGCTGTGAAACCTCAATAGTATGCCAAGCACCGGAGACGCCACGTTCACCTCCATCTTTATCCGATCAAGCACAAGACCCCATCGTCCTTTCGACAACAGCACACCAGCAGAgggtggggagaaaaaaatggagagcatagaaataaataaataaattcaagaATAGATATCCACCGTTTCCCGCAATCCAACGGAAGAAGCTCCTGAGCCGATCGCCGTAGCATCCATTCATTAACAGGGGGGATGCAAACTCCAGTCAACGGCAAATCTCTTTCAACGctaatgctgcagctgctcccagCACCTCCAGGAAgggtgtgtgagtatgtgtgtgtgaatgtgtatgtgtgtctgtgtgcatgtgtgtgtgtgagagagagagagagaaagagagagagagagagagagagcaagcgagagagagaaagagagcgagagagtgtATGCGCGCATCCGCCTGCTGCGCGCGATTCTGCGTGAGCATGCATGCGTCTGTGTCTGGGTGATTGaggcagaggggaggggaggaaaggatgtgagagagagagagagacagagggagagagagtgagagagagatcGAGGACATGCAtaaggcagagagaggagagcaaatATCAACAgctagaaacacacacaagaaaaaaaaatgaaatattcagtCCTAAGATGATGTCCAGGGAAAAGCAGGAACTCGGCTAAATTTgcctcctcactctctctgtgtTACTGGCTGTGCTCTTGAAGGGTGAGGGGCCCCTTAAACCACCATCCTTCCTCTTTTTGTGTCTCACCTGACTCTATACGACGAAAATCACAACCAATGGGAATCATTTAGGGGGTGTCTTTCTTCTCATCAGTGAGTCCCACCAGTTGATTCAGTTATTAACTGTGTGGAgatgtaacaaaaaaaacatgataataAAACCTACATTGTGTCCAGAATGGCAGCTCCTACTCAAAGCAGACTCCTGCTGACTCACATGTGAGGAGTGTGAATAGACGGTTGGAGGGACAGAATAAGGAGCAAAGTGAGAGGGCAGGACGGGGCACAGGCGGAGGGAGGACGGTGTCACAACCAATCTGCTCCAGTTCACTGATaccaaaaagaaagaggagagggaggaggaggaagtggaggagggagagcgaCACCACGCCAGCCATTTTATTTCTCAGTAGTGCTGCAACAGCCTTTGTTGCCATGACGACGCAAGCCGATGATCTCATAGCTGTTACCTATGAGTGCTGTTCCCTTAAAGAGGCAGTTACTGAAAATagaaagcagacagacagcacatAGATGAAGACCGACTATTTATCCTATGCACAGAAAATACTGCTGCGGCTGGCAAACCCCTCAACACACAGTTCACAACTACAATCACAcaactgtgagaaaaaaaaaccccacataGCTATCTATGCAACGATATAACATCTGAATGAATGGGTCTTATCTTCAGGTAAACCCTAGTTCAATATTGGCTGTTTTAACATTATActaatcagtgtttttttttttaattatttaaataaataaataacacctTTGGTTTCAGGCAGTGAATGATCTTCTATGTTCTCATCTATTGGCTGCGTGGCTGTAAGCAGGCCTAGATCACTCCTGTTGTTGTGGATCTGTCAGTCAATCTGAAGGATCCCCCCATCTGGTTGTTTCAACAAGTTTTTTTCTTGATAAATGCTTTTGGTTTGCAGAAAACAGATTTAACCCAAAAATACATGATTAAAAGAGATCATAAAACATTATTCCTATTCTTCCAAGTGGGCCATGAATGCACCAAACATGGTGCAATTTATTCAGGTAAAGGAGGGGGCTTCTGATGGTCTCCATCCTTGAAGGCAGTGGATGAGTGGACAAGACAGAAGAATACACAACCCTCCTACAGGACAGGGTGTCTCCCAGGAATGTGTCCACACAGATACCCTAAACAAACTGCACTAAGATTCAACTCACTGGATGTTGGGCCTGATGAGAAGTGAATTCAACTTGTCAACATGACATGTTGAATTCACTTTGCATGCAGGTTGTCCACCAGCATGCAAAGGCAATGCTGCTGGTGGACAACCTGGGAAAAGGTCACTCTTGTCTGAGAACATCCAGAAGACTCAATGCAGGACGCAGACATGAGGAGTGCTCCTCCCCCAGAATTCCAcaatggctgccatccaggaagGTGGATTTGAACTCATCCAACACCTGCCTTATCCCCCTGAATTAATGCCTGCTAAGTACTAACATTTTTGTGATTCATAGCAATAAAAGAAATCTgcatggagagaaaaaaacatattaacgGTTCACTAACCTAACTATAATAATGAAGCATTATTCTGTTGCTTATGGCAGCGTCATGTGGGCTATTAGACAGCAAAGATCTATGGCCTGTTCCACTCAGCCTTACTAAGAGGAACATTTTTGCCCTCCAGTGGCACATTCATGACAACACAGGCCAGAGTCAGACAGCAGATAAATAGACAAAGTAATGTTGGCTACAGCAGCCGATATAACACACATCCTGATCTGACATGAAGATACAAGGCAACAACCCTCTCTGCTGCGTCAAACATTTCCCccaattctctctctctctctctctgtgggacCCTCCCTTTCCTTCCAGTGGAGACTTTTCCTGAACAAATGCCGCTCTTTTCCTTCCTTTAGGAGCACACACTCCTTCCAGTCCATTGTTTACTTGCTGCAAAACGGATACAAAGTTCCTCCGTTAATCAGATCGAATTGTCcattaaaaaacactttgtttCCATGCAGCTGAAAATCTGCAACTTTTGTCTAAGTGTATTAATCCAGTTGCTATTTGGCTCTGAGCTCAGATCAAACATTCTCAGGCAGTTTGGCGGATAATCAGGCCTGTGTGAAAACGTAACATTTATACATGTACAGTCTGAAAACAAGATGAAAGACAAAAGAGTTTAATCCCTGCCTGTGTCCCTGCAGCCTCAATAACAAACCAGTTCATTAAAGTtattgtgcatatatatatatatatatatatagactatGCTATGAcctcttacacacacagttaatgaaTACCCTATGATGAGAAATTAGtctgaactttgtttgaacTTGTCTCGCAGACTACAATGTCAAAAAATAAGCCACAGAAACTCAAAGCAATTCAATCAATACTGCACTGATATTTAACCCTTAACTGAATTCTGATGAAGGTGCGTTCAAACCtgagaacaaaacaaagaatattaaataTCAGTTTCACTTTGAGCCGATCTCAAAGGTAAAATCTTTCGCGGTTGATTGTCGACCGGCAGCATATAAAGTGTGTTGGCTCAGGCATTAAGGAGTCTGGTGAGTTATTAGCTATAAGACAAACATTCCACAGCTTATCGGTGTTTGCTGCAATAGTATCAATGACGCTACGTCACCTACTCTGATacagccacacagacagaccttAGGGTTTAATAGCTTTGCAGTTTGATATAACTGATGTctaattacacacacatcagtgcagaGAACCATCATTCCTTacaccaaacacacatttaaataggAAGGGTTAAGTGTGCCGGTGTCTGTCTGAAAAGAGCAGAGATCCCGGTGTAAACACCCTGTCACCAGGTGATGGTGAAACAATCCATCTAGCTGGCTGCATAGCTGACAATGCTAGTTAGCAGTTTGACCAATAAGTGCTCTACTAAACTATTTTTAAATTGGAAAATGCAgacaaaatgaatcattttatgTGATCTATAAGTCAAATAAACATGCCTGTATTCTAAACATAGTTACTCATGTTAATAACACTGCTCATATATTAGTTTACTCCAATGCTGACTACATTTCACTGTCTTAATATTCTTTGTCCCGGTAACAAAGATGAGTTTAATACAATCCAAATACAAAATGTGATCTCAATAAAAAGCTGTGAAGGCACAAACATGCTACACCCAGAAATTACCTACTGAGTAATATCTAACTCCAGTGCAGCTCATGTAACATCAGTCCTGCCTTTAGGCACAGTGTCATGCAATCAGCTAAGCAAACAGTAATATTTAAGGCTCGTCCAAAACCTTCCTGCTCCGTTTGATGCTGCTCACTGATGGAACATCCGAACTGAGGCTTCATTGTGAAGCACACACATAAATTCTCTAACAGGCTGCACGACTccctttcatttacacacacacactcacacacaggaaggCTTGATGATGGGTGCAGACAGCGGTTAGACTCGCTGACAATTAACCTGAGGTCGTCTAAAACCTGTCTCAGCACATAACATGAGTTACAGCCATGTCTGAAGAAGAGGAGTCACAGTGTGGGAATGTTGAGGCAGAGTGGAACTGGGCTCCTCTATCTGGATGAGTAAGCCTACATGACATGAAGCAGCTGAGGTTAGAAGGTGAGATGATGCCTGAACtcccttttttccccactcAGGCTAGCTTCGACTGGTTTCGTGTAAACCTACCAAAGAGATCCAACAGCTCGACTCATAAACTCACAACATTCTGGAAAACCTCAGGGGAAAGTATTTTAACTCTCACCCTTCTACAAAGGATCTAAATTACAGTTTGACTACCAACCTGCAGCTTCTGCCAGCGTTCACACTTCACAATAGTCAGAAGTCTGAATGCAAAACAAAGACCCAACTCTACAAGATGCACAATGCTGCCTACAAAACCGCACAAAGTAAATAAAGTGCATTTTTCCTTGACAGTGTTTCGTCCTCATCTTGCTGCCACTGACACTCAGTTTATATTCTGCAGATAATTACGGTGGCTAAGAAAGCTCAAAACACTGTGACTAAAGAAAACTGGTGGTAAAATATGGAGGTCCTTTTTTGTAGATGGAGGATATGCTGGATAAAGTGCACATATCAGTATGGATCTTGACAGTATCAGCATAAATATTGAGCATActacatattttgttttatctttttaaatCAGCTTCAGTGTTCTGTTGTGCCATTTAGTGATCTCTGGATGTGGAAAAGCCTGCAGTGACCAAAACACAGATAAAACTCTTCCAGACTTGATCACATTACTTTTTAAGCCTTCCTCAACATCACAACCTGTCCAGGTGGACTGGCAATGAGCGTGAACCTGCCTGTGcaactttgttgttgttgttcacacATGTCTAGACAGTTTACCCACCTAAACACCGTATGACAAACCCCAGTGGTGGCTGCAGGGTCCGTCTCATCCACCCGTTCCTGAGCACCTGGAGGTGCACCTCTTCCCCCTGGACCAGCAGCACGCACTCGTCTATCCAGCCGAGGAAGAAGATCTCCGACAGAGCGTGCGTCAGCGCCTTGTTCCAGAAGTGCTGCATGTTGACGGCTTTGAAATTAGCGAAGACCTCGTAGCCTGTGTGATGCTGTAACTCTTCTGGTGGTTctggtgctggtggtgctgaGTCCACCTCACCGTCTCTGCAAACCTGCGacagcaccagagccagagagTGCGGCGCAATGTGCAGGAACTTCTCCATTCTGACTTCAGTCATCATGGGAATCCAAGAAAACTACAGTTTCTCAACTGTTCCACGTTGTTCACTTGACTGACGTCTCTCTCTAGAACTTGCCACTTTATGTTAACTGGTTCAGGCATGTTTGAAGCTCTCCGCGCTGATCCAGAGTCTGCAGTGTGCTGTTAAAGGCAGGTGCTCCATGTAAAAGCAGGGAAATCAGCAACCTGAGACGCGGTCTACCGCAGCCACCTCTCCCCAACTGTCAAAGAGCATTAGGGCCTATTTTCAGCAACAAAAGAGGCGAGGACTTGTGCTGCGTTCATGCGCTCCTCGTAAATTACGCGCTtgccagtttgtttttgttagttGTTAAATTGTGTTCGACGGTTTAGCGTTGATAAAACAGTGACTGACAACAAGACTCAACTTAATGTATGAACTAAAACTACTAAAGAAGTTAAGACTCAACATTATAGACCTAATAAAAAGAACGTGGACAAACATGAACACCTGTTTGATGTGATGTCAACCTTAACTTATTATGAAGGAGAAAAAGATGTCTACCAGTGAAAACATCCTGAACCTGAAGGCTCAAATAAAAGTGTCAGCCAAATAATGGTCAAATggcttaaaaacaaacaaacaaacataaaacacaacaacaacatgaacactATACTATGTTTAAAACATTGAAGCTATGTTGCCACAGGTCAATGGCAGGTAAACAACAAACTTTATTTGTATTGTCAGCAGAATTCTAAACATTATGAAGGGAACGTTTCCTCCTCATGGAGGAGAAACTTCACAGGCAGTATTAGTAGCATTTTAATTATTAGGTGTAGGCTCCTTAGCATCTCCTACTCCTCTTAACAGACTTTACTCTCTCTACATTTTTTAAGAAGTCAGATTTTATAATAGCAGGCTATGTATTATATGTTTACCAAGTTAGGAATAAAAGCTCATTTCAAAGCAAAAGGCACACAGTTTGACAAACCTGCTTTTCTGAGTCAGAGATAACAGGTTGTTTTTCCAACTAATGTGTAAATAAGCCTAAACTTCACAACTACAGTGGAGTTACATTCAGAATGTGATCGAAGACAAAGAAGCTGGTTTGTATCAGGTGTCTGATTTGACAATAGCCTCCATGGTGAGTACTGCCCAACATATGTACAACAAGGAGGCAAATAAATCCACATCCACTACACCAACATTATGATCTCAACacaaataataatcatcatataCACAGAGCATGTAGAAATTATTGATTTGATGATTCCATACTTGAATGTGACTGGTATCAGGTGGTGATGTTGAAGTTAATTAGCTCTTTACTTTTCCACACTTGCAGATGTGGACTCCACCAGTATCAGCTTTGTGCTCTTAGCAGTGGGTTTAGGTGAGGTGTTGCTTTGTTGGCAGTGAAAGAATCTGAGGCCCAGTTTTATTTGGCCCTGTTCCTCAGGATCTGGTGGCCCAGTTCTTCTCACCTCCAGGCATGCCAAATCTGGAGTAATCCTGCCTGTGTTTACACCTGAGACACAAGTGCACACAAGGTGATCTTTCACTGCTCCTACAGGTCAGCGATTCTTCTCAAAAAATGGCAACATTTTTACCAATGACACATTTGTGAGTTTAGTAATGTGTTAATGCCATATAAGTCTGTAAGCCCTAAAACAAATCAGAAAACAGTGTTTCACAAGACAGAATAAAAAGTGAGCTTTATTTTTCAGGGAAAAACATGACACTGACCTCACAGTTCAGTCGCTTATGAAACAGTGGTATCACTAAAAAGCCAAAATAGTGATGAATAAAGCACAAGATTGAATAATAGGATGTAAGAAGTAGATTGTCAAAACACCAatgaaaggaacatttcatcAGCACAAGTGGTACAGATAATGCTTATATTGTGCTTTGTTATAAATTGCATAATATTGACACATAAGGTTGCACTCAGAAATCTGCACAATTTGCCCAATTATTGAAATTTATACCACTAACATACAAAGTTGAGAGGTCTGCTGGTTCTGACATAGATGCCCTAGAAAGACTGCTGTGATTCCTTTTTTCACATCACTGCACCCTTTTCCTATATTATCAATATCATTAtcttaaaatgatttttaaatgGTTGAAGGCACATTATTCCCTTAAGCCATGTGTCATATTTACATTTCTTGTTTTAATGATGCAGTTGAAATTACAAATTCACCAAAACTGAAAAAAGTTAAACTAAGTACAAGCACTAAATATACAAAAGGGCCATTTTATCCCATTGTCTTTCTATGACTCGAGAAGTCGACAGAGTATCCTAATATAAGCATTAGGTTTATGGCTTCTGATTCTAACAGCACTAACTTTATGCAGGACTTCCTTTGAGGTCACCCTGGCGATTTAAACTAATacaaaatgaaatgtgaagtTGAAACTCTGCAGGTTTAGGTGACTGGTCATGTTTTGGTTTTACAACCTTCAAGTCAGAGTACCAgtaatgtaaaaaacaaacaaaaaaactccagACGTCACCTCTTTATGACACACAAGTTACAACAACCTACTCACTAGTAAAATGATGCTGGAGGGCAAGCAAACCCCATAGGTTTCATGATTACacacatttttggaaaaaaaaaaacttcctatCAAACTGGCTCCTGTCATTCTCCCTGAAATATGTATATTAACGGCACAGAGGCATTGACTGGTAGCACATGGTGAGCTAAGAATTATGAGCTCCATTACggttcacattttttttgttttttaaaatcatctGTTCAGGGTGTAAAAACGACATGCTGCTTGTGACTGTCATGAAGACTTCACACTGACAGAAACCTATAACATCTAGTTTGTGAAATGTGATGTGACAGCAATCACATCTGATCTCCCTGAATTACGAACGTCTCAAGATGCCTTTCCTCTGCAGATGACTGCCTGCATGGTGTTCAGATGTGGAGACATCAAGGAGAAAAATACATCTCTTTGGTCAGCATTGACGCAATACAGGGGATTTGTTTCTTTGCATGAAAGCCAGGAGAATTGGAGACAGACTCAAACTCTACTGCCACCTTGTGGTTCACTCGTGTCATGATGTGCAGGATGTCCAGTTCTTTTCCATATTTGCTGATCATCTCACACAGGGACTGCATGAACCAGGAGCCAGTCTGAGTATTCCTCCATGAGTAATAGCCTGTAACCATTCAAGAGTGTATCATTAGGATATTCAAAATATAACGATATGAAAAAAGACCAGCTGATTATTAACCTGGAGCCGTGGAGAACGCGTAGAGGAAGTCTGCTTCCACAGGGATCCTGGTggtgtcatctccactgtctgtTTCAATGCCTGTTTCAATGCCTGCATCTAGCTCAGTGCCTCTGCATGCCTACTCAATGTGCGCACAAATAAACACCATTTATTACCGGTTTGATAGCCCTGAGATTAGTTAGGACAGGTTGACGAGAAGTCCGACTCACCTGGATGAAGAAGAGTTTGGGCTTTCCCACCAGTGACCTGCAGCGATCGCCTCGAAAAAGAGATGTAAGTAACTTAAGGTCTACGGAGCCATCTGTACCGAAGAAC
Encoded proteins:
- the casp3a gene encoding caspase-3a gives rise to the protein MSENGSGPGQDSTDARGDDGQQSSGSLSATAPVEVDAKPVSHSFRYSLNFPSIGQCIIINNKNFDRRTGMNQRNGTDVDAANALKVFTKLGYKVKVYNDQTVDQMKQVLTAVSKEDHSCSASFICVLLSHGDEGVFFGTDGSVDLKLLTSLFRGDRCRSLVGKPKLFFIQACRGTELDAGIETGIETDSGDDTTRIPVEADFLYAFSTAPGYYSWRNTQTGSWFMQSLCEMISKYGKELDILHIMTRVNHKVAVEFESVSNSPGFHAKKQIPCIASMLTKEMYFSP